GTCTCGCCCCGTCGATCGAAACGGCCCCGCTCATCGGGACAACTCGACCGTTCGCGCCTCGCCCGCGATGCGGAGCCCTTCAACGCGCGCCCGGACGGCGCCGTCGACGGCGGCATCCCCGCGAGCGACGAACGCGGGCAGCCGGGAGCCGGTGCGCAATCCGCGCCATGGACAGGTGTCGACGAACTCCTCGATCGCGCCCAGCGCGAACAGCGGCCCCCAACTCTGGAAGCGCCGGCCCCGCCCCCGGCCGCTGCGTGCGTCGAAGTTCTCGCGGCAGAACCCCGTGCGCCGGCGGTCGGCGAGAAACATGAGCGCCCCTTTCCACGCCAGCTCGCTGGCGAATTCGTCGAATCCGTAGCGCCGCAGTCCCTGCAGCACGAGGTAATTCATGGGCGGCCAGATGGAGCCGCGCCAGTACTGCTGGTCGTCGAACGCGGGGTCGTCGCGCGAAATCGTGGGCAGCACCCACTCTCCCCGGAAGCGCGCGGGATCGCGCAGCACGTCCACCATGCGCCGCGCCTGCCGCGCCGACGGCACGCCGGCGATCAGGGGAAGGAAGTTCGATGCCGCTACGCGCGTCGAGTGGCTGCCAGGCAGTTCGTCGAGGTAGAGCCCGGCGGCGTCGGACCACAGCACGCGGTTCATCGCCGCGACGATGCGGCGGCGCTCATCATCCAGCCGAGCCGCCTCCGCCGGGTCGCCGAAGATGCGCGCGATCCGCGACAGGCACTCGAGATCCAGGGCGCGGTAGCTGCACAGATCGACGGCGGACATGGCGAGGACTTCCCGCCCCGGATCCCATTCCACGTCGTCCCACAGCGGGAGGTCGTCCTGGCCCGATTCCCACGCCGCCCGCTGGTGGCCGCTCGCGCCGACTTCCCATTCCGGGAGCCGCCCGCGCTCCGGGACCAGGGCGGTATCCGAACCCCACGCGAACAGTCCGCGCGTGAGCCCCTCGCGGCGGGGGCGCCCGCCCTTGTCGGCCACCCACCAGTCGTTCCACGCGCGGAGTCCCGGCCATGCGGCGGCCAAAGCGTCCGCATCGGGGCAGGCGAGGTGCAGCTTCAGGGCCGCGAACGACCCGACCGGGGGCTGCGAGCGGTCGGGCGTGCCGCCGAGGCGGCTCCTCCAGTTGGGCACGTTCCCGTTCGGGTAGCGCGATTCGAGCCCCGCGAGGAGAGCGTCCCAGGCCAGACGCCCCGACGCGGTGGCGAGCGCGAGGGCGTTGAAAAAGGAATCCCACCCGAAGACCGTCCAGTCGTCGGGATTCGGCGTACTCTCCGTCGGTGTCTCGTCCCTCGGCTTTGGGAAGATCCAGCGGCGGCCGGCCGGTGCGTACAGGCGTCCGGTTTCCGGCTGGAGGAGGACGGTCCACATCAGGTTGTCCGTGACGGCCTCGACGAGTCCTTCCGCGGCCCCCGACCCACGTGGACGGCGGCGGTCCCAGTCGGTGCGCGCGTCGTCGATCCAGCGGTCCAATTCGGGAAGGAGCTGTTGGGCGCGGTCCAGGCTGGCTCCCGGCCGGGACCGCGGCCCCGGCGCGCTCCTCGGCTCCCAGGCGACGACGGCGGCCACGCGTTCCCTCGCCCGAGGCGCGAAGGCGGCAGCGATCTCCGTGCTTCCAAGCCCCGCCCGCCAGCCGTCGGGCCCTTCCTCCCATCGTGTCTTCCATCCCCATGGATCGTCGGCCACCAACTCCACCCGGCCCGGCACCCCCGCCACCGCCCGCAGGGCCACGGCACCCTCGCGGCGCGACCATTCCAGGATGAGCGTACCCTCCACGGGGCGGGAAGCGGGCGAAGGCTCGGCAGCGAGATCGAACTCCATCCGCGCGTAGCATCCATCAGGTGCGTGGGG
This Candidatus Palauibacter polyketidifaciens DNA region includes the following protein-coding sequences:
- a CDS encoding trehalase family glycosidase; its protein translation is MMRVGALDARRWAGLVFAAGPGDGVGLRLIFTTPDGERRDLEDWYWMVSRVGPHAPDGCYARMEFDLAAEPSPASRPVEGTLILEWSRREGAVALRAVAGVPGRVELVADDPWGWKTRWEEGPDGWRAGLGSTEIAAAFAPRARERVAAVVAWEPRSAPGPRSRPGASLDRAQQLLPELDRWIDDARTDWDRRRPRGSGAAEGLVEAVTDNLMWTVLLQPETGRLYAPAGRRWIFPKPRDETPTESTPNPDDWTVFGWDSFFNALALATASGRLAWDALLAGLESRYPNGNVPNWRSRLGGTPDRSQPPVGSFAALKLHLACPDADALAAAWPGLRAWNDWWVADKGGRPRREGLTRGLFAWGSDTALVPERGRLPEWEVGASGHQRAAWESGQDDLPLWDDVEWDPGREVLAMSAVDLCSYRALDLECLSRIARIFGDPAEAARLDDERRRIVAAMNRVLWSDAAGLYLDELPGSHSTRVAASNFLPLIAGVPSARQARRMVDVLRDPARFRGEWVLPTISRDDPAFDDQQYWRGSIWPPMNYLVLQGLRRYGFDEFASELAWKGALMFLADRRRTGFCRENFDARSGRGRGRRFQSWGPLFALGAIEEFVDTCPWRGLRTGSRLPAFVARGDAAVDGAVRARVEGLRIAGEARTVELSR